In Serratia sp. FDAARGOS_506, a genomic segment contains:
- a CDS encoding EAL domain-containing protein — MLMTHLAASRYRYYRWLLAGAVGVAILLVSLYTRYYQEVKSIEQSQQTLATRTVGKLNQLLTPAQMQAERSMDMLDQPCENVSSTLRFRAAQNQALRAMLLVKNGIIYCSSLFGARHYQMAAVMPTLVNSNARLALRPSLAVSKGLPTLVLWTPSPSDKTSGVLHVFNIELLSNFLLEPQEPYVQRVVLNVADSSLEYGRREILSRDTLTNDLRCTAGSALYPFSISLFGPQIGMLALSALPRHIPLALLISLLAAYVVYLLTANRMSLSYHIGHAITHREFRVYCQPIIHSDTGRCAGVEMLLRWKKKRQGWISPDVFIPLAEQHDLIIPLTRYLMNTVTENLQLFPPRPSFYISINVAAEHFKTLNIIDDIRQIWLPAHPMPSLMLELTERTALSAIQYDQIRTLKDMGIMLAIDDFGTGHSSLSYLKNLSPDVLKIDRGFTAAIGTDAVNATVTDTIITLAQRLKLKLVAEGVETEEQADYLRSREVNALQGYYFAKPMPIHVFPLWLQQYESRVRKAEENSPEA; from the coding sequence ATGTTGATGACCCACCTCGCCGCGTCCCGATATCGTTACTACCGTTGGCTGCTGGCCGGAGCGGTGGGCGTGGCTATTCTGTTGGTATCGCTGTATACCCGTTACTATCAAGAGGTCAAAAGCATCGAGCAGAGCCAGCAGACGTTGGCCACCCGCACCGTTGGCAAGCTCAACCAGTTGCTGACGCCGGCGCAGATGCAAGCGGAACGCAGTATGGACATGCTGGACCAACCCTGCGAAAACGTTTCGTCGACACTGCGCTTTCGCGCCGCGCAAAATCAGGCGCTGCGCGCCATGTTGCTGGTCAAAAACGGCATTATTTACTGTTCCAGCCTGTTTGGCGCCCGTCATTATCAAATGGCCGCGGTGATGCCCACCCTCGTCAACAGCAACGCCAGACTGGCGCTGCGCCCCTCGCTGGCAGTGAGCAAAGGCCTGCCCACGCTGGTATTATGGACACCATCTCCCAGCGATAAAACCAGCGGCGTGCTGCACGTATTCAATATCGAACTGCTGTCCAACTTCTTACTTGAGCCGCAGGAGCCTTACGTTCAACGAGTGGTGCTGAATGTGGCCGACAGCAGTCTGGAATACGGCCGCCGCGAAATCTTGAGCCGCGACACCCTGACCAACGATCTGCGCTGCACCGCCGGCTCTGCGCTGTATCCGTTCTCGATTTCACTGTTCGGTCCACAGATCGGCATGCTGGCGCTTTCCGCATTGCCGCGCCATATTCCGCTGGCGTTGCTGATCAGCCTGCTGGCGGCCTATGTGGTCTACCTGCTCACCGCCAACCGCATGAGCCTGTCTTATCACATCGGCCATGCCATCACCCACCGGGAGTTCCGCGTCTACTGTCAGCCGATCATCCACAGCGACACCGGGCGTTGCGCCGGCGTCGAGATGCTGCTGCGTTGGAAAAAGAAGCGCCAGGGGTGGATCTCGCCTGACGTGTTTATTCCGCTGGCCGAGCAGCATGACCTGATCATTCCGCTCACTCGCTATCTGATGAACACCGTGACGGAAAATCTGCAGCTGTTCCCGCCGCGGCCATCGTTCTACATCAGCATCAACGTCGCCGCAGAGCATTTTAAAACGCTCAACATCATCGACGATATCCGCCAGATTTGGCTGCCGGCGCACCCGATGCCGTCACTGATGCTGGAGCTGACCGAGCGCACCGCGCTGTCGGCGATCCAGTATGACCAGATTCGCACGTTGAAAGACATGGGTATCATGTTGGCCATCGACGATTTCGGCACCGGCCACAGCTCGCTGAGCTACCTGAAAAATCTCAGCCCGGACGTGTTGAAGATCGACCGCGGGTTTACCGCTGCCATCGGCACCGACGCAGTCAACGCCACCGTGACCGACACCATCATTACGCTGGCGCAGCGGTTGAAGCTGAAACTGGTGGCAGAGGGGGTAGAAACGGAGGAACAGGCCGACTATCTGCGCTCACGCGAGGTCAATGCCCTGCAGGGGTATTATTTCGCCAAGCCGATGCCGATCCATGTTTTCCCGCTGTGGCTGCAGCAGTACGAATCGCGCGTCAGGAAAGCGGAAGAGAATTCGCCGGAGGCCTGA
- a CDS encoding YoaH family protein: MHAGMPLLSHAEQQEAADRIHQLMEQGMSSGEAIARVAQEIREKHQGAQVAVLFDDEDEQHDAAPEASRDDDAEEDEDY; this comes from the coding sequence ATGCATGCAGGTATGCCATTACTGAGTCACGCGGAGCAGCAGGAAGCGGCGGATCGCATCCATCAACTGATGGAGCAAGGCATGAGCAGCGGGGAAGCCATTGCTCGCGTTGCGCAGGAAATTCGTGAGAAGCATCAGGGCGCTCAGGTTGCGGTACTGTTCGATGACGAAGACGAGCAGCATGATGCCGCACCAGAGGCGTCGCGGGATGACGATGCTGAAGAAGACGAAGACTATTGA
- a CDS encoding glycosyltransferase: MSLMLSVIVPMHNAGELLEPFLASLLAQREQRLEVIIVNDGSTDGSGEIAHRYAAAHPHIRVIDQVNGGVSNARNAGLAVAQGKYVAFPDADDLLAPDMYSTLLEQAEQYQLDVMQCNGERYFASADELQPIFPQDRLQTTGVITGVQWFERALKSRKFIHVVWLAIYRLDFIRQHRLYFEPGLHHQDIPWTTEVMFNAQRVKYLSTPLYRQRVHDKSISNRRRTGKANVDYQRHYMKIVEMLERLNLRYAGTIAIRPAFHWQITREALGICHSIRREPDPAAQSQITEEFYQRGIDRAMFANARGVKQGWHVMLWRHRLKQWRSDNGCSQVA; the protein is encoded by the coding sequence ATGTCGTTAATGCTGAGCGTCATCGTCCCGATGCACAATGCGGGAGAACTATTAGAGCCTTTCCTGGCTTCGTTGCTGGCCCAACGCGAGCAACGGTTGGAAGTGATCATCGTCAACGATGGTTCTACCGACGGTTCAGGAGAAATCGCACACCGTTATGCAGCGGCGCATCCGCATATTCGTGTCATCGATCAGGTTAATGGCGGCGTTTCCAACGCGCGTAATGCCGGCCTCGCCGTTGCCCAGGGTAAATACGTAGCGTTTCCTGATGCCGACGATCTGTTGGCACCGGACATGTATTCCACGCTGTTGGAGCAGGCGGAGCAATATCAATTAGATGTGATGCAATGCAATGGCGAGCGCTATTTCGCCAGCGCAGACGAATTACAGCCGATTTTTCCCCAGGATCGTTTACAGACCACTGGCGTTATCACCGGCGTACAGTGGTTCGAACGTGCACTGAAATCGCGAAAATTTATTCACGTTGTGTGGTTGGCGATATATCGTCTCGATTTTATCCGTCAGCATCGACTCTATTTTGAACCAGGGTTGCATCATCAGGATATTCCCTGGACGACCGAGGTCATGTTTAATGCCCAACGGGTCAAATATTTAAGCACGCCGCTGTATCGTCAACGGGTACATGACAAGTCGATCAGCAACCGTCGCCGCACCGGCAAAGCGAACGTGGATTATCAACGCCACTATATGAAAATCGTCGAAATGCTGGAGCGGCTCAATCTGCGCTATGCAGGCACTATCGCGATTCGTCCGGCTTTTCATTGGCAAATCACCCGTGAAGCGTTGGGCATTTGCCACAGTATTCGCCGTGAGCCGGATCCGGCCGCTCAGAGTCAGATTACTGAAGAGTTCTATCAACGTGGCATCGACAGAGCGATGTTCGCCAACGCGCGCGGCGTGAAGCAGGGGTGGCATGTCATGTTGTGGCGGCATCGCCTGAAGCAGTGGCGGAGCGATAACGGCTGTTCGCAAGTGGCCTGA
- the pabB gene encoding aminodeoxychorismate synthase component 1, translated as MSVTAPNIKFLPYSRRALMTLFAPLSAHPWAMLLHSGFAEHSHNRFDILVAQPRTTLTTRGAGTEIESDGVTTYSMEDPFSLLQQQLAAQDWQPAFNPDLPFQGGALGLFGYDLGRRVETLPQLAEADLALPDMAVGIYDWALIADHQRQTLTLLSYGDVEQRWRWLNSQTAPTERPFTLLSDWRANMSRKQYGEKFQRIQHYLRSGDCYQINLAQRFSADYQGDEWQAFCRLSACNRAPFSAFLRLPHNSVLSVSPERFLWLEQQRIQTRPIKGTLPRLANAEQDAAQARRLADSPKDRAENLMIVDLLRNDIGRVAQPGSVRVPELFVVEPFPAVHHLVSTITATLPEQASATELLRACFPGGSITGAPKVRAMEIIEELEPQRRNAYCGSIGYLSACGTMDTNITIRTLVTENGRIHCSAGGGIVADSQEQAEYQETFDKVGRILPQLGECALS; from the coding sequence ATGAGCGTAACCGCCCCAAACATAAAGTTTTTGCCCTATAGCCGCCGTGCTCTGATGACGCTTTTCGCCCCGCTTTCAGCGCATCCCTGGGCGATGTTGCTGCATTCTGGATTTGCCGAGCATTCGCATAATCGCTTCGACATTCTGGTCGCACAGCCGCGCACGACGCTCACCACCCGAGGTGCCGGTACGGAAATTGAAAGTGACGGCGTCACTACTTATTCGATGGAAGATCCGTTTTCCCTGCTGCAGCAACAGTTGGCGGCGCAAGACTGGCAACCGGCCTTTAACCCAGATCTGCCGTTTCAGGGCGGTGCCCTGGGGCTTTTCGGCTATGATCTTGGGCGTCGGGTGGAAACCTTACCGCAGTTGGCCGAAGCCGACCTCGCTTTACCGGACATGGCAGTGGGCATTTATGACTGGGCATTGATCGCCGACCACCAGCGGCAAACCCTGACGTTGCTCAGCTATGGCGATGTGGAGCAGCGCTGGCGCTGGCTCAATAGCCAAACCGCACCGACAGAGCGCCCTTTCACCCTGCTGAGCGACTGGCGTGCCAATATGAGCCGAAAACAATACGGCGAAAAGTTCCAACGTATTCAGCACTACCTGCGCAGCGGCGACTGTTACCAGATTAATCTGGCACAGCGATTCTCCGCCGACTACCAGGGGGATGAATGGCAGGCGTTTTGCCGATTGAGCGCCTGCAACCGCGCGCCGTTCTCCGCCTTCCTGCGGCTGCCGCACAACAGCGTGCTGAGCGTCTCTCCCGAGCGCTTCTTGTGGCTGGAGCAACAGCGTATCCAAACCCGCCCCATCAAGGGCACGTTGCCGCGGCTGGCGAACGCAGAACAAGACGCAGCACAGGCTCGTCGTTTGGCCGACTCGCCCAAAGATCGCGCTGAAAATCTGATGATCGTCGATCTTCTGCGCAACGATATTGGCCGCGTCGCCCAGCCCGGCAGCGTACGGGTGCCGGAACTGTTCGTCGTGGAGCCGTTCCCGGCGGTGCATCACCTGGTGAGCACCATTACCGCCACCCTGCCGGAACAGGCCTCGGCCACCGAGCTGCTGCGCGCCTGCTTCCCCGGTGGCTCGATCACCGGCGCACCCAAAGTGCGAGCGATGGAAATCATCGAAGAACTGGAGCCGCAGCGCCGTAACGCCTATTGCGGCAGCATCGGTTACCTGAGCGCCTGCGGCACCATGGACACCAACATCACCATCCGCACGCTCGTCACCGAAAACGGTCGCATCCACTGCTCCGCCGGCGGCGGCATCGTAGCGGACAGCCAGGAGCAGGCGGAATACCAGGAGACCTTCGACAAGGTTGGCCGTATTTTGCCGCAGCTGGGGGAGTGCGCCCTGTCGTGA
- a CDS encoding TerC family protein — MEFLMDPSIWAGLLTLVVLEIVLGIDNLVFIAILADKLPPKQRDKARIIGLSLALLMRLGLLSVISWMVTLTTPLFRVGDFSFSGRDLILLFGGVFLLFKATMELHERLEGQTHQDGANRGYAKFWAVVVQIVILDAVFSLDAVITAVGMVNDLPVMMAAVVIAMAVMLLASKPLTNFVNAHPTIVVLCLSFLLMIGLSLIAEGFGLHIPKGYLYAAIGFSILIELFNQIARRNFIKHQARRPMRERTAEAIMRLMGQQRAQQTDDAIALPRDETFAAEERYMISGVLTLASRSLRSVMTPRTEISWVDCERSREEVRAQLLDTPHSLFPVCRDSVDEIVGVVRAKDLLVALEQGEDIAEFAARTPPIVVPETMDVIKLLAVLRRAKGRLVVVTNEFGVVQGLVTPLDVLEAIAGEFPDEDETPDIVAEGDGWLVKGGTDLHSLEQALACDDLVSPTADYATLAGLLLAHYGQMPVVGDSIELNHLRFDIVEVSEYRIELVRVTRVALDETAHA, encoded by the coding sequence ATGGAATTTTTAATGGACCCCTCTATTTGGGCGGGGTTGCTTACGCTGGTGGTGCTGGAAATTGTGCTCGGCATCGACAACCTGGTGTTCATCGCTATTTTGGCCGACAAGCTGCCGCCGAAGCAGCGCGATAAAGCGCGCATCATAGGCCTGTCGCTGGCATTGCTGATGCGTTTGGGCCTGCTGTCGGTGATCTCCTGGATGGTAACCCTGACCACGCCGTTGTTCCGCGTCGGCGATTTCAGCTTCTCCGGCCGCGATCTGATCCTGTTGTTCGGCGGGGTATTCCTGCTGTTCAAAGCTACAATGGAGCTGCATGAACGGCTGGAAGGGCAGACACACCAGGACGGCGCCAACCGCGGTTATGCCAAGTTCTGGGCGGTGGTGGTGCAGATCGTCATCCTTGACGCGGTGTTCTCGCTCGATGCGGTGATTACCGCCGTGGGCATGGTGAACGATCTGCCGGTGATGATGGCTGCGGTGGTGATCGCGATGGCGGTAATGCTGTTGGCGTCCAAGCCGTTGACTAACTTCGTGAACGCACACCCGACCATCGTGGTGCTGTGCCTGAGCTTCCTGTTGATGATCGGTCTGAGCCTGATCGCCGAAGGCTTCGGTTTGCATATTCCTAAAGGCTATCTGTACGCCGCGATCGGCTTCTCTATCCTGATTGAATTGTTCAACCAAATCGCGCGCCGCAACTTCATCAAGCATCAGGCGCGTCGCCCTATGCGCGAGCGCACCGCAGAAGCGATTATGCGTCTGATGGGGCAACAGCGTGCGCAGCAGACGGACGATGCGATTGCCCTGCCGAGGGATGAAACCTTTGCGGCGGAAGAGCGTTATATGATCAGCGGCGTGCTGACGCTGGCCTCGCGTTCATTGCGCAGCGTGATGACGCCACGTACCGAGATCTCCTGGGTCGACTGCGAGCGCTCCCGGGAAGAGGTGCGCGCGCAGCTGCTGGACACGCCGCACAGCCTGTTCCCGGTGTGTCGTGATTCGGTGGATGAGATCGTCGGCGTAGTACGCGCCAAGGATCTGCTGGTGGCGCTGGAGCAGGGTGAAGACATCGCCGAATTCGCCGCCCGCACGCCGCCGATCGTGGTTCCTGAAACCATGGACGTCATCAAGCTGCTGGCGGTGCTGCGCCGCGCCAAAGGGCGTCTGGTGGTGGTCACCAATGAATTCGGCGTCGTGCAGGGGCTGGTGACGCCGCTGGACGTGCTGGAAGCGATTGCCGGTGAATTCCCGGACGAGGACGAAACGCCGGACATTGTGGCGGAAGGCGACGGCTGGCTGGTGAAGGGCGGAACCGATTTACACTCGTTGGAACAGGCGCTGGCCTGTGATGATCTGGTCAGCCCTACAGCCGACTATGCCACCCTGGCGGGGCTGTTGTTGGCCCACTACGGCCAGATGCCGGTGGTGGGAGACTCCATCGAGCTGAACCATCTGCGTTTCGATATCGTTGAGGTGTCCGAATACCGTATCGAACTGGTGCGCGTTACCCGCGTCGCCCTGGACGAAACGGCGCACGCGTAA
- a CDS encoding CoA pyrophosphatase, protein MIPSNSPASLHAFISRFQLQLPQAAQISHNVRPAAVLIPIVCRAEPTLLLTRRADSLRKHAGQVAFPGGKTDAEDGSAIVTALREAQEEVAIPPQVVSVLGQMAPLDSSTGFQVTPVVGLIPPDVQFHANEGEVADVFEMPLREALTLSRYYPLDIHRAGHTHRIYLSWYHGQFIWGLTAAIIRRLAQQVSI, encoded by the coding sequence GTGATCCCATCGAACTCACCGGCCTCACTGCACGCCTTTATCAGCCGTTTTCAACTGCAGCTGCCGCAGGCGGCGCAGATCTCGCACAATGTGCGCCCGGCGGCGGTGCTGATCCCTATCGTCTGCCGCGCCGAGCCGACGCTGCTGTTGACCCGCCGCGCCGATTCGCTGCGCAAACATGCCGGCCAAGTGGCCTTCCCCGGCGGTAAAACCGACGCCGAAGACGGGTCTGCGATTGTTACGGCGCTACGTGAAGCGCAGGAAGAAGTAGCGATACCGCCGCAAGTGGTTAGCGTGCTCGGCCAAATGGCGCCGCTCGACAGCAGCACCGGGTTTCAGGTCACACCTGTTGTCGGCCTGATCCCGCCAGACGTGCAATTCCACGCCAATGAGGGCGAAGTGGCGGACGTGTTCGAGATGCCCCTGCGGGAAGCGTTGACCCTGTCACGTTACTACCCGCTGGATATTCATCGCGCCGGCCATACGCACCGCATTTACCTCTCCTGGTACCACGGCCAGTTTATCTGGGGGCTGACCGCGGCCATCATTCGACGCCTGGCTCAGCAGGTCAGTATTTAA
- the sdaA gene encoding L-serine ammonia-lyase, translating to MISVFDMFKIGIGPSSSHTVGPMKAGKQFVDDLVNKGLMPSITRVAVDVYGSLSLTGKGHHTDIAIILGLAGNMPDTVDIDSIPGFIRDVEQRQRLMLANGLHEVDFPRDGGMVFRSDNLPLHENGMQIHAFSGDKEVYSKTYYSIGGGFIVDEENFGKAGEQELQMPYPFNSAREMLDHCRETGLSLSGMVMQNELALHSKQEIDTYFGNVWQTMRACIDRGLNTEGVLPGPLRVPRRASALRRMLVASDKLSSDPMNVIDWVNMFALAVNEENAAGGRVVTAPTNGACGIVPAVLAYYDHFIESVSPDIYIRYFMAAGAIGALYKMNASISGAEVGCQGEVGVACSMAAAGLAELLGGSPEQVCVAAEIGMEHNLGLTCDPVAGQVQVPCIERNAIASVKAINAARMALRRTSEPRVSLDKVIETMYETGKDMNAKYRETSRGGLAIKVQCD from the coding sequence GTGATTAGCGTTTTCGACATGTTTAAGATCGGCATCGGCCCGTCCAGCTCTCATACGGTTGGACCGATGAAAGCCGGCAAACAGTTTGTCGACGATCTGGTAAATAAAGGCCTGATGCCTTCTATCACGCGTGTTGCCGTAGACGTTTACGGCTCACTCTCATTGACCGGCAAAGGTCACCATACCGATATCGCTATCATTCTCGGCCTGGCCGGCAATATGCCGGATACCGTCGATATCGATAGCATTCCGGGTTTTATTCGCGATGTAGAACAACGTCAACGCCTGATGCTGGCCAACGGCCTGCATGAAGTCGATTTCCCGCGCGACGGCGGCATGGTTTTCCGCAGCGACAACCTGCCGCTGCATGAGAACGGCATGCAGATCCACGCCTTCTCCGGCGATAAAGAAGTGTACAGCAAGACCTATTACTCCATCGGCGGCGGTTTCATCGTCGACGAGGAGAACTTCGGCAAGGCCGGCGAGCAAGAGCTGCAAATGCCTTACCCGTTCAACTCCGCGCGTGAAATGCTCGACCACTGCCGCGAGACCGGTCTGTCACTGTCCGGCATGGTGATGCAGAACGAACTGGCGCTGCACAGCAAGCAAGAGATCGACACCTATTTCGGGAACGTCTGGCAAACCATGCGTGCCTGTATCGATCGCGGTCTGAACACCGAGGGCGTGCTGCCGGGGCCGCTGCGCGTACCGCGCCGTGCCTCTGCGCTGCGCCGTATGCTGGTGGCGTCGGACAAACTCTCCAGCGATCCGATGAACGTGATCGATTGGGTCAACATGTTCGCGCTGGCGGTTAACGAAGAAAACGCCGCCGGCGGCCGCGTGGTTACCGCGCCGACCAACGGTGCCTGCGGCATCGTGCCTGCGGTGCTGGCTTACTACGATCACTTCATCGAGTCTGTCAGCCCGGATATCTACATCCGCTACTTTATGGCGGCAGGCGCCATCGGCGCGTTGTACAAGATGAACGCCTCCATTTCCGGCGCTGAAGTCGGCTGCCAGGGTGAAGTGGGCGTTGCCTGCTCCATGGCGGCGGCCGGTCTGGCCGAGCTGCTGGGCGGCAGCCCTGAGCAGGTGTGTGTGGCGGCGGAGATCGGCATGGAGCACAACTTGGGTCTGACCTGCGACCCAGTCGCCGGCCAGGTGCAGGTGCCGTGCATCGAACGCAACGCCATCGCATCGGTCAAGGCGATCAACGCAGCCCGCATGGCCCTGCGCCGCACCAGCGAGCCGCGCGTTTCGCTGGATAAGGTGATCGAGACCATGTACGAAACCGGCAAAGACATGAACGCCAAGTACCGCGAAACTTCGCGCGGCGGCCTGGCGATCAAGGTGCAATGCGACTGA
- the purT gene encoding formate-dependent phosphoribosylglycinamide formyltransferase, with amino-acid sequence MLTIGTALRPSTTRVMLLGSGELGKEVAIECQRLGLEVIAVDRYADAPAMHVAHRSHVINMLDGEALKAVIEQEQPDYIVPEIEAIATAMLVELERLGHRVVPCAEATRLTMNREGIRRLAAEELGLPTSSYRFADSEATFRQAVEHIGYPCIVKPVMSSSGKGQSLIRTPEQLQSAWDYAQQGGRAGGGRVIVEGLVRFDFEITLLTISAVDGVHFCEPIGHRQEDGDYRESWQPQRMSATALSQAQTIAEKVVKALGGFGLFGVELFVCGDEVIFSEVSPRPHDTGMVTLISQDLSEFALHVRAFLGLPIGAIRQFGPSASAVILPQLTSTDVRFSGLENALRGHNQLRLFGKPEIAGQRRLGVALATADTTEQAVELAKQAAAAVAING; translated from the coding sequence ATGTTAACGATTGGAACCGCCCTGCGCCCTTCCACCACCCGCGTTATGTTGCTCGGCTCCGGGGAGCTGGGTAAAGAAGTCGCCATTGAATGCCAACGCCTCGGTTTGGAAGTGATCGCCGTCGATCGCTACGCCGATGCCCCCGCCATGCATGTGGCGCACCGCAGCCACGTCATCAATATGCTGGACGGCGAGGCGCTGAAAGCCGTTATCGAACAAGAGCAGCCAGACTATATCGTTCCCGAAATCGAAGCGATCGCCACCGCCATGCTGGTTGAACTTGAACGTCTGGGCCACCGCGTGGTGCCCTGCGCCGAAGCCACACGCCTGACGATGAACCGTGAAGGCATCCGCCGTCTGGCGGCGGAAGAACTCGGCCTGCCCACCTCCAGCTACCGCTTTGCCGACAGCGAGGCGACTTTCCGACAGGCAGTCGAGCACATCGGCTACCCGTGCATCGTCAAACCGGTTATGAGTTCTTCCGGTAAAGGTCAAAGTCTGATCCGCACGCCTGAGCAGTTGCAAAGCGCCTGGGACTATGCCCAACAGGGTGGCCGAGCCGGCGGCGGCCGGGTGATTGTCGAAGGGCTGGTGAGATTTGATTTTGAAATCACACTGCTGACCATCAGCGCCGTGGACGGCGTGCATTTTTGCGAGCCGATCGGCCATCGTCAGGAGGATGGGGACTATCGCGAATCCTGGCAGCCGCAACGCATGTCTGCCACGGCGCTGAGCCAGGCCCAGACTATCGCCGAGAAAGTGGTGAAGGCTTTGGGCGGTTTCGGCCTGTTCGGCGTGGAGCTGTTTGTCTGTGGCGACGAAGTGATCTTCAGCGAAGTGTCGCCACGCCCGCATGATACCGGCATGGTCACGTTGATTTCACAGGATCTGTCCGAGTTTGCCCTGCACGTTCGTGCGTTTCTCGGTTTGCCGATCGGCGCTATCCGCCAGTTCGGCCCTTCTGCTTCGGCAGTGATCCTGCCACAGCTCACCAGCACCGATGTACGCTTCAGCGGGCTGGAAAACGCGCTGCGCGGGCACAACCAGTTACGCCTGTTCGGCAAACCGGAGATCGCCGGGCAACGTCGTCTGGGCGTAGCACTGGCGACGGCGGACACGACGGAACAGGCGGTGGAGCTGGCGAAACAAGCCGCTGCCGCCGTGGCGATTAACGGCTGA